CTGCATGAGAAATAGCGTTTGTGATATCTGTGTCAGCAACTGTCTGACGGGATTTCAAACGAGAAGCGTAGTTGATATCTTCTTCTGTACGAACTGCGATACGAACCATTGTCTTTAATGCTTCTACTGGGTAATCACCGTTTGCTGTTTCACCAGATAACATGATAGCACTTGTTCCATCATAGATAGCGTTTGCTACGTCAGTAGCCTCAGCTCTTGTAGGTCTTGGGTGTTTCATCATGGAATCTAACATCTGTGTAGCAGTGATAACCTGTTTACCAGCGTTGTTACATTTCTTGATGATCATTTTCTGAATTGCAGGTACGTTTTCGATTGGGATTTCAACACCCATATCACCACGTGCAACCATGATTCCGTCAGCTACTTCGATGATAGAATCGATGTTGTTTACACCCTGCATGTTCTCGATTTTAGCGATAATCTTAACGTTGTTATCACCCTTGTCAGCATTGTCAGCTAAAACTTTTCTGATCTCTAATACGTCATCTGCTGTACGTACGAAAGATGCAGCGATGAAATCATAATCCTGCTCTACTGCGAATACGATATCACTGTAATCTTTTTCGCTGATGAAAGGAATTGCAAGGTCAACGTTTGGTACGTTTACACCTTTCTTATTAGAAATACCACCACCGTTTAATACACGGCAAACGATATCTTTTGCGTCGGATTCTTTATTTGCAACTGGATTGATTGCAGTTACTTCTAAGTCTACCAAACCATCATCGATTAAGATGTGATCGCCTGGTTTAACATCATCTGGAAGACCTGCGTAGCTGATTGCAACACGTGTCTCATCACCCATAATGTCTTCTGTTGTTAAAGTAAATGTCTGTCCTTCTTTTAATTCTACTTTACCTGTTGCAAACTCTTTTAAACGGATTTCTGGTCCTTTTGTATCCAAAAGTGCTGCAACTGGACGTCCATATTCTTTACGAAGTTCTCTTAATTTTGTTAATCTTCCTAACTGTTCTTCGTGGTCACCGTGGGAGAAGTTAAATCTAGCAACATCCATTCCCTCTTCAACCAGATGTCTCATTACATCGTTCTTTTCTACAGCAGGTCCCATAGTACAAATAATTTTTGTTCTTCTGATGTTCTTCATATACTACCTCTTATTTTTTAATAGTGTTCCTTTTCCATGCTCGATTGCGCCGGTGGTAAACCATCTTTCGTCTTGAGCCTGGTAATCAGAACGGATTTCATACCTTACGATACGACCATTTCATATATTAACACAAAGCGAATACACCTTACAATAACTATTTTAATAAAAATGAAATTTTTTATAAAATGTATATTCTTTTTTTCTAGTATGGAAGAAAATTGTAACTTCTATCCACATCCTGGTAACTTTTTTTCGAAAAAAAGTGAAGCGTTTCCAATTTTAACGGAATCCGCTCCACTTTTTCAAGTATCCTTTTAAATTCGTTTTTACTTTTCCAAACAGATTTTGGAGTTAGTTTTTGCTGCCTAACGTTACGGAAATCGTCTGTTCTTCATACTGACCTCCGTTTGCTCGTTGTATTGTCACATCAACCTGTGTGCCTGCTGCATAGTACTGGAGTGTCTGGGACAATCCTTCCATCGTCTGAATGTCTTTTCCATCAAATTTTGTGATGATATCACCCTGCTGGATACCAGCCTGTGCTGCTGCTGAATTAGCAACTACCTGTGCGACATAGACACCACTTGGCATGTTGTATGTCTTTGCAACATCACTGGATACATCAACACCTTTGATTCCAAGGTAAGCGCTGTTTGCCTCGTCCACTTTTTCCATGGTGATAAGCTGGTTAATAATTGGTGCTGCAGTGTTGATTGGGATTGCATAACCAATTCCTTCTACTTCTGTGGAGGAATATTTTACCGAGTTGATACCGATTACTTCACCGTTTGCATTTAAAAGTGCTCCACCACTGTTACCTGGGTTGATAGCGGCATCTGTCTGAATCAATTCGCTTGTGTAGCTTGCACCTGATGTCTCGTCTGATACACTGACTTCACGGTTTAAGGCACTGATGACACCTGTTGTTACAGACTGTCCATAACCTAATGCATTACCAATTGCGATGCAGGAACTTCCGACAGAAAGCTGATCGGAGTCACTAAGTGTTGCAACTTTGATGGCGGATAAGGTATCTGCATCAATATCGCTAAGTGCTACCTGAACGACTGCAAGGTCTGTCGTGGCATCCTGTCCTTTTATTGTTGCACTTACTGTTGTATCATTGGAAAACTGTACGGTAAGGCTGTTGGCTCCATCTACTACGTGGTTGTTGGTAGCAATATAAAGATAATTGTCATCCTGTTTTACGATAATACCAGATCCACAGCTTGTGCTCTCATAAGTACCGGACTGTCCGAAGAAGCTCTGATACTGTGTTTCACTTACATTTGTAATTGCAACAATGGAGGGCATTACGTTGGAAACAACATCCGAAACATCTGTTGTTGTGGTTCCGGATGATGTGGAAGTCGACTGTACCTTTCCACCCTGGTTGGAATCGTTGATTGCCTGTGCCTCTGCTGCTCCATCCGTATTTGAACTTTCTGTCTTGGTGTTAGTTCCAAGTGCATGACCTGTCAGATAATTTGCTCCTGCAAAAGTAGGTCCTGCCACGAGTCCAAATACCAATGCGATTGCTGCACATCTTGCAAGCTTTCTTCCAAATCCTGCCGGTTTCTTTTCTTTTTTTGCTTTCTTTGGTTTCTTGCCATTCTGTGGCTGCTGATTCATGGTGTTCTGGTAAAAATTCTGATATGGATTTCCATTCATTCCATCACTTTGATTTGTGTACGCACCATTCTGACCGTTTGCGTTATAAGCATTTCCATTCTGGCCTGTCTGCTGCTGATTTGGCGTACTGCCCTGATTATAGGAATAAAAAGAATCTGTTGACTGATTATTGTTATTATAATTGTTGTGATCCATAATAAGTTCCTCTTTTCTTTTGATATCATATTGTAAGGAATGTTCCTTTTCCTTAACTTCTGATATAGAGTTTATCGGGAAAGTGTGATGGAATTGTGACTAATTTATCAAGAAAATATGATTTTTATGAAAAAGCAGGATTTGGTCTCATTTAATCAAGTCCATTTAATTCTCTATACAAATTTCTAGCATATGTATCTGTCATTCCGCTGATATAATCTGTTACCATCAAAAATCTTAAATAAAGATTTTCATATTCATCATTTGTTTTTGCATGCTGATAGTCTTCTTTATAATTGGCAGAAATAATATTAATTAACTTCTTATCTGCTGTCGATGGTTTATAATTTTCATCCTTTAAATCATAGTATAACACCGCATTTATAAAATCATCTAACAGCGACGTTATGATTTTTTTTGCAGCAAGTTCTAATTTCAAAATTTCTTTATCATCATATACAAACTCTTTCATGGCAGCCTTCAAAATCTCAATCGTGGCTTCATGATTAGTATCCTTAAACATATCATATGTATATTTTCCACCCATAATATCATTGTAATTTTTTGAAAAACAATATGCTACTACATACATAAGCCATTTTCTTACATATTCCATCCATTTTTGAAACGATATTAAATCATTTTCGGGATTTCGTTTCTCTGGGTTTATTCTATCCTTAAGATTATTTAATAATTCTTCTGACCGTTTATTGTGATAGGAATTCTTTATTTTTGTTACCTCTCCCTCAAAATAAGAAACAAACTGGTCTAATGTAAACAATCTTTTTTTCATTGCATCTTCTAAATCCGCCGTTGCATAAGCTATATCATCTGCCGCTTCCATCAAATAAACTAACGGATGCCTGGAATATCCTTCTCCATCATCTCTGTATGTGCCTGTTGCCTTACATATTTTTTCCATAATATTTCTTTCAGCATAATAATACCCTAGTTTATGTTTTTGTGTGTCGTCCGATTTCGGATTAAACTCCAATGAATTGGTCGGGTATTTTATTAATGTATTTAAAACCCCATATGATAAATTAATATCATATCCTTCTGCATGATTTCTTGCTTTAGAAAGGATACGGAGCGCCTGTGCATTTCCTTCAAAGTTCATTAAGTCCTGTTTCATCTGTTTTGTCAATATATCAGCTATTTTCTTTCCCTTGTAAGTAAACTTGTCACTTTTCAGATTTTTTTCAAACCATTCTCCAATGACAACTTCCCCAAAATGTCCAAATGGTGGATTTCCTATATCATGCAATAACCCTGCACAAGATAACGCAATCGGAATATCATTTGTCAATTCTATATCGTTGCTAAATTCTTTTGGTAAATAATCTGTTTTATTTTGAGTAACCATGATGCCCAATTGTCGGGCAATTGTTGAAACTTCTATAGAATGTGTTAAACGTGTTCTAACAAAATCACTTTTATCTAGCGGAAAAACCTGCGTTTTGTCCTGCAATCTCCGAAATGCTGAACTTGATATAATTGCCTGGTAATCCTTCTCTAAATCACTAATTGGATATTTTTCGAAGTCTTTAGGCTCCTGCTCCTTTTCTACCTGACATTCTAATGATAATAATTTGTTCCACTCCATTTTTTACCCTCCTGATTTAATAATAAATGTATGAACAATTTTTATTTTACCGAGTCACCAGATAAAAGCCCATGCTATATGATGCAATTTTTTGTCTAATTTAAATTAAAGGAACACTAGAACTGGCATTACCAGAACTAGTGTTCCTTTATCAGAAACTTATTTTAGATTTTTATTCCACAGTAACCGATTTTGCGAGGTTACGTGGCTTATCAACGTCAAGTCCTCTTCCAACCGATACATAGTAGCTGAACAACTGCAACGGAATGATTGCAAGTGAGTTCGTAAAGTATTGGTTGGTGTGTGGAATATAAAGCACGCAATCTGCTGTTTTTTCCATCTCGACATTGTCTGCGTTCGTCACAGCTAACACATAAGCGCCTCTTGTACGAACTTCAACAATATTGCTGATGGTCTTTTTGTATAATTCTTCCTGTGTTACGACCGCAGTGACAAGTGTTCCATCTTCGATTAAGGAGATGGTTCCATGTTTTAACTCTCCTGCTGCGTACGCCTCAGAATGAATGTAAGAAATCTCTTTTAATTTCAAAGAACCTTCTAAGGAAATTGCGTAGTCGATTCCTCGTCCAATGAAAAATACATCTTTTGCAGACACATAACGGTTTGCAAATTTCTGGATTTTTTCTTTGTCTCCAAGCAAAAACTCAATCTGTGCCGGTAACTGCTGGAGATCTTTTAAGTATTCTGCGACCTGTTCGTCCGTGATTTTACCACGAACCTGTGCAAACTTGATGGCAAGCAAATATTCTGCTACAAGCTGGCAGCTGTATGCTTTTGTTGTTGCAACCGCAATCTCTGGACCTGCCCATGTATACATTACCTTATCTGCCTCACGTGCGATAGAGCTTCCTACTACATTGACAATGCCAAGTGTTGTGATTCCACGCTCTTTTGCAAGGCGGAGCGCTGCAAGAGAATCTGCTGTCTCACCAGACTGACTGATGATAATGACAAGTGCTCCCTCTTCCAGAATCGGGTTACGATAACGGAATTCGGATGCCAAATCCACTTCTACCGGAATTCTTGCCATTCCCTCAAAGACATACTTTGCTGTCACACCTGTATGGTATGCAGAACCACATGCTACGATATGAATCTTTTTGATTGCACGAATCTCATCATCTGTCATGCCAAGTTCTTCGATGACGACTTCATTTCCTTTGATACGAGGGCTTAAGGTATCGCGCACGGTCTTTGGCTGCTCGTAAATCTCTTTTAACATGAAATGCTCAAAACCGCCTTTTTCTGCGGCATTGATATCCCATTCAATTTTCTTGGACTGTTTTTCAATCGGTTCCCCATCTACATTGAAAAAGGTGATGGAGTCTTTGGTTAAGCATGCAATCTCTTCGTTTTCAATGAAATAAACGTCTCTTGTGTATTTTAAAACTGCAGGAACATCGGATGCGATTAAGTTACCTTCTTTTCCATGTCCTACAATCAAAGGGCTGTCTTTTCGCACGGAATACACCATATCCGGGTGGTCTGCAAAAATAATCCCCAGCGCATAGGAACCTTCCACACGATGCATCACTTTTGTGATTGCCTCAAGCGGATCTCCCTTGTAATAGTAATCTAACAAATGCGCTACGACCTCTGTATCTGTCTCAGAACGGAAGTGATAACCTTTGTCTGTCAGTTTTTTCTTTAACTTCATGTAATTCTCGATGATACCATTATGTACCACTGCGATTGTCTCATCCGCATTGTAATGAGGATGTGCATTCACATCGGATGGTTCACCATGTGTTGCCCATCTTGTATGTCCAATTCCTACACAGCCTGGCATTGTCTGTCCATCGTGTGTCAATTCACTCAATACCTTTAAACGTCCGGTCGCCTTTTTCACCTGAATCTTTTCTCCGTCATAGACCGCCATTCCAGCCGAGTCATATCCGCGGTATTCCAGTTTTGCCAATCCATCTAAAAGAATTGGTGCCGCCTGCTCATTTCCAATATATCCTACGATTCCACACATATTTTCTACTCCTATATTTTTGATTTTTAATTACATTTGTAGTTGTCATCTTTTTCCATACAGCTCTTTTTTTATAAGATTCTGGTGTCAAAAGGTTGTTCACCGTTTTCTTACTGGCAAAAAAGAACTGCAACTGTCGACATTATAACATACTCTCCCGGCAATTACAGTTCTTTTTTCATTTATTTCTGTTAACTTTTCTCTTTACGAAATTTCATCTGTTAGACTTTGTTTTCCATAATCCACATTACGGATAAAACTTTCCTC
This genomic window from Roseburia sp. 831b contains:
- a CDS encoding S1C family serine protease produces the protein MDHNNYNNNNQSTDSFYSYNQGSTPNQQQTGQNGNAYNANGQNGAYTNQSDGMNGNPYQNFYQNTMNQQPQNGKKPKKAKKEKKPAGFGRKLARCAAIALVFGLVAGPTFAGANYLTGHALGTNTKTESSNTDGAAEAQAINDSNQGGKVQSTSTSSGTTTTDVSDVVSNVMPSIVAITNVSETQYQSFFGQSGTYESTSCGSGIIVKQDDNYLYIATNNHVVDGANSLTVQFSNDTTVSATIKGQDATTDLAVVQVALSDIDADTLSAIKVATLSDSDQLSVGSSCIAIGNALGYGQSVTTGVISALNREVSVSDETSGASYTSELIQTDAAINPGNSGGALLNANGEVIGINSVKYSSTEVEGIGYAIPINTAAPIINQLITMEKVDEANSAYLGIKGVDVSSDVAKTYNMPSGVYVAQVVANSAAAQAGIQQGDIITKFDGKDIQTMEGLSQTLQYYAAGTQVDVTIQRANGGQYEEQTISVTLGSKN
- the glmS gene encoding glutamine--fructose-6-phosphate transaminase (isomerizing), with translation MCGIVGYIGNEQAAPILLDGLAKLEYRGYDSAGMAVYDGEKIQVKKATGRLKVLSELTHDGQTMPGCVGIGHTRWATHGEPSDVNAHPHYNADETIAVVHNGIIENYMKLKKKLTDKGYHFRSETDTEVVAHLLDYYYKGDPLEAITKVMHRVEGSYALGIIFADHPDMVYSVRKDSPLIVGHGKEGNLIASDVPAVLKYTRDVYFIENEEIACLTKDSITFFNVDGEPIEKQSKKIEWDINAAEKGGFEHFMLKEIYEQPKTVRDTLSPRIKGNEVVIEELGMTDDEIRAIKKIHIVACGSAYHTGVTAKYVFEGMARIPVEVDLASEFRYRNPILEEGALVIIISQSGETADSLAALRLAKERGITTLGIVNVVGSSIAREADKVMYTWAGPEIAVATTKAYSCQLVAEYLLAIKFAQVRGKITDEQVAEYLKDLQQLPAQIEFLLGDKEKIQKFANRYVSAKDVFFIGRGIDYAISLEGSLKLKEISYIHSEAYAAGELKHGTISLIEDGTLVTAVVTQEELYKKTISNIVEVRTRGAYVLAVTNADNVEMEKTADCVLYIPHTNQYFTNSLAIIPLQLFSYYVSVGRGLDVDKPRNLAKSVTVE
- a CDS encoding deoxyguanosinetriphosphate triphosphohydrolase, whose translation is MEWNKLLSLECQVEKEQEPKDFEKYPISDLEKDYQAIISSSAFRRLQDKTQVFPLDKSDFVRTRLTHSIEVSTIARQLGIMVTQNKTDYLPKEFSNDIELTNDIPIALSCAGLLHDIGNPPFGHFGEVVIGEWFEKNLKSDKFTYKGKKIADILTKQMKQDLMNFEGNAQALRILSKARNHAEGYDINLSYGVLNTLIKYPTNSLEFNPKSDDTQKHKLGYYYAERNIMEKICKATGTYRDDGEGYSRHPLVYLMEAADDIAYATADLEDAMKKRLFTLDQFVSYFEGEVTKIKNSYHNKRSEELLNNLKDRINPEKRNPENDLISFQKWMEYVRKWLMYVVAYCFSKNYNDIMGGKYTYDMFKDTNHEATIEILKAAMKEFVYDDKEILKLELAAKKIITSLLDDFINAVLYYDLKDENYKPSTADKKLINIISANYKEDYQHAKTNDEYENLYLRFLMVTDYISGMTDTYARNLYRELNGLD